In the Alphaproteobacteria bacterium genome, CCGTTCCTCGGCATCTGCGTCGGCATGCAGCTGATGGCCGAGCGCGGCCGCGAATACGAGGTAGTCGAGGGTCTCGGCTGGATCCCCGGCGAGGTCGACCGCATTACGCCAGGCGATCCGGAGCTGAAGATCCCGCACATGGGCTGGAACACGCTCAACGAGCGCCGCCCTCACCCGCTGCTCGACGGCATTCCGCTCGGGGCCAACGGGCTGCACGGCTATTTCGTGCACTCGTATCAGCTCCACACCAACAAGGATTGCCTCGTGGCCGACGCCGACTACGGCGGCCCGGTCACGGCGATCGTTGGACGCGATAACTTCGCCGGCACGCAATTCCATCCCGAGAAGAGCCAGAAGCTCGGACTGGCGCTGATCGCCAATTTTTTGAAATGGAAGCCGTGATGCACACGCTCGGATACCCTCCCCTGGAGGGGGAGGGTCGACGCCGAAGGCGTCGGGGTGGGGTGACTTGGTCGCTGGCGCGATTCACCCCCTCCCGGCTCGCTGTGCTCGCCGACCTCACCCCTCCAGGGGGAGGTGGCAGAGGAGTTTGTTCGTGATCCTCTTCCCCGCCATCGACCTCAAAGACGGTCTCGCGGTGCGCTTGCAGCAGGGCGACATGGCGCGCGCGACCGTGTTCAACTATGACCCCGCCGCGCAGGCGCATGCCTTCGAACAGCAGGGCTTCCGCCATCTGCACGTGGTCGATCTCGACGGCGCGTTCGCCGGCAAGCCGATGAACGGCGCGGCGGTCGAGCGCATTCTCGAAACTGTCGGGCTGTGCGTGCAGCTCGGCGGCGGCATCCGCGACATGAAGACCATCGATGCCTGGCTCGAGAAGGGCGTCAACCGCGTCATCATCGGCACGGCCGCGGTGCGCGATCCGGCGCTGGTGAAAGAGGCCGCCAAGAAATATCCGAAACGCATCGCGGTTGGGCTCGATGCGCGTGACGGCAAGGTCGCGGTCGAAGGCTGGGCCGAGCAGTCCGAGCTCACCGTGCTCGATATCGCGCGCCGCTTCGAGGACGCGGGCGTCGCGGCCATCGTCTACACCGACGTTGCGCGCGACGGCATGCTGCAGGGGATCAACTGGGACGCGACGATCGCGCTTGCCGACGCGATCTCAATTCCCGTGATCGCCTCTGGCGGGCTCGCGTCGATCAAGGACATCCGGCGCATGACGCAACCCGATGCACGCAAGCTCGAAGGCGCCATTGCCGGCCGCGCGCTCTACGACGGGCGGCTTGATGTGGCCGAAGCGCTTAACATGATCCGCGCCGCGCGGGCCGCCTGATGTCGTTCAAGGTCCGCGTTATCCCCTGTCTCGACGTGAAGGACGGCCGCGTCGTCAAGGGCGTCAACTTCGTCAACCTGCGCGATGCGGGCGACCCGGTCGAGGCCGCGATCGCCTA is a window encoding:
- the hisA gene encoding 1-(5-phosphoribosyl)-5-[(5-phosphoribosylamino)methylideneamino]imidazole-4-carboxamide isomerase translates to MILFPAIDLKDGLAVRLQQGDMARATVFNYDPAAQAHAFEQQGFRHLHVVDLDGAFAGKPMNGAAVERILETVGLCVQLGGGIRDMKTIDAWLEKGVNRVIIGTAAVRDPALVKEAAKKYPKRIAVGLDARDGKVAVEGWAEQSELTVLDIARRFEDAGVAAIVYTDVARDGMLQGINWDATIALADAISIPVIASGGLASIKDIRRMTQPDARKLEGAIAGRALYDGRLDVAEALNMIRAARAA
- the hisH gene encoding imidazole glycerol phosphate synthase subunit HisH; its protein translation is MTVAIVDYGSGNLHSAAKAFERAARESGHDQPILVTDDPDTVRAADRVVLPGVGAFADCRRGLHAVPGMVAALNETVRRQGRPFLGICVGMQLMAERGREYEVVEGLGWIPGEVDRITPGDPELKIPHMGWNTLNERRPHPLLDGIPLGANGLHGYFVHSYQLHTNKDCLVADADYGGPVTAIVGRDNFAGTQFHPEKSQKLGLALIANFLKWKP